A segment of the Methanobrevibacter sp. genome:
ATAAGATGGAAGACGATTTTAAGCATTTAGTGCGTATTTCAAGAAAGGACGTAAATGGTAACAAAACCATTGAACAAGCTTTAACTGAAATTAAAGGTGTAGGAATCTCTTTATCTAAAACTATGTGCCGTATTTTGGACTTAGATTTAGATGCTAAAATTGGATACATCGCTGACGAAGATGTTTTAAGAATTGAAGAAATTTTAGAAAACCCTCAAAAATTTGACATTCCTAGATGGATGTTAAACCGTAGGGAAGACTATGAAACTGGTGATGACATTCACTTAATTGAATCTGATCTTGATATGACTTTAAGAGATGATTTAAACAGAATGAAAAAGACCAGAAGTTACAAAGGTAGAAGACACGAAGTTGGTTTACCTGTTAGAGGTCAAAGAACCAAATCTACTTTCAGAAAAAGTTCTTCAGTTGGTGTAAAACGTTCACGCGGATAGACATAGAACTTTTTTTTAAGAAATTTAATATTTTAAATTCAATTTTATAAAGGAGATGTTTTAATGGGACAACCTAGAAAATCAAGGAAAAAGTATAATACACCACCACATCCTTGGAATGCGGAAAGAATTAAAAATGAAAATAAATTAATGACTAAATACGGTTTAAAAAATAAAAAAGAAATTTGGAAAGCTGATACTTTAGTCAGAAGATACAGTAGAGAAGCAAGATACTTACTCGGTTTTGCTACTGATCAAATGCAAGAAGAAAAATTAGAATTATTAGGAC
Coding sequences within it:
- a CDS encoding 30S ribosomal protein S13, which gives rise to MEDDFKHLVRISRKDVNGNKTIEQALTEIKGVGISLSKTMCRILDLDLDAKIGYIADEDVLRIEEILENPQKFDIPRWMLNRREDYETGDDIHLIESDLDMTLRDDLNRMKKTRSYKGRRHEVGLPVRGQRTKSTFRKSSSVGVKRSRG